AATCAATTGTAAAGCCACCATTAGCATAGTTAATCTTATAATCAGTATCTGCTGTTAAACTACCCACTTTAACTGTACCAGCCACTAGCGCAAGACCAGCAGAAGGTTTATCATTAATTTTGAAGCTAGTTACAGCATTGGCATCACCAATATTGGCTGGGATATTAACAGTTAAAGCATAGTTAAGAGTATCACCAGTTGTCACATTACGAAACTCTTGATTGCCAACTGTCACTTTTGTGAAGTTATTGATGTTTGACAGTACTTTAACATCTTTTGCAGTTTCATTTTTTGGGTATAATTGGATGTCAGTATTCACAACATCTGTTGATTTTTGGCTTGCATCTAATTTGTAGATAGGCATTGCAACAACAATCGGAACCGAACGTTTTGTAACAGTGATGTCATTCGGTGTCTTTGTTTCTACAAATAAGTAGACATTATATTTTCCGTCTGAATTTTTAACAGGTAGGTTTGAAAATGCTGCTTGACCTGCACCTGCTGTTGTTTGTGCACTAACTTTTGTCGCATAAGTCGGTGCAACTGGTTCTGCATCAGTCTGAATTTGTTGGATAGCTGTTTTTTGATCGCTATTATTGATCAATTCATAATACTTAGCAGTGACATCATAGACAGTAAACTCTGAGCCATTTAAAGGAGTACCACCAAAGTTCATCGTTTCACCAGTATTTAAAATAGCTGTAGGAGTTTTCCCTTCATCCCAAATACGTTTGTTAATTGTGATGTTAACCTTAGTAGCATCTAGTGCATCTGCTTGCCCTTCAGCAAGCACTGTCTTAGTTGATACAAATAGTACTGACAACAACAAAAGTGCTGCAATCAGGCCTTGTACAAGTTTATTTTTCTTCATATTTTTCTCCATTTATTTTAATTTAACATCAGTGTGCAATACAGGAACTATTTTGTTCTTGTCTGTTTCTGCCACAATAGTACCACAGCACCAAGTATGAGAACACCTAATATCCCCATTACCGCCTTCGCTTCACCTGTTTGAGGTAATATAGGTAAAGGTTTTTTGGGTTTAGTTGGTGGAAGCGTTGGTGGTGTTGTTACTTTAATCTGTGTATTCTTTGGGTAGAGGTGGATAGTCGTTAGATTCGTCCCTTTTTCAATAGGATTTTCCACCGGTAAGATAACCAGCATTGGCGTGGCAGTCATTTTAACTCGATTGACATCTGATGGATCTAGCTTCATTTCTATAAACAAATAAGCACTAGATGCTGAAGTTGGGTTAACAGTTAATCTTGCTACCCCATCTTCTCCAGCATCTGCTTTCGTGATAAGCTCACCTATCTTTGACTGATAAGGTGATAACTCAGAGATTAAAGTGTCTTTATCACTATTTGTCACATGCTTTAACAGGTCGCTTTTAGACATCTTGGCCAGATTGTCTGTAACGTACTGTGTTGCATCAAAAACTTGAAAGGTCACACCATTTAGGCCGTAAGTTATGCTACCATCTACTAAATCTTTATCAGCCGAACCTGTCGGACTGATAGGTAATCCAGTATTTTCTCTTGTCTTTAAACGCTCACTATCCTTAAATACACGCTTATGTAGAACAAAAGAAATCGGTTGTTCTGGCGTAGCTGCTTTGACAGGTGTTACCAAGCCAAGACCAAGTGGTAAAGTCAGTAGGACAACAAGTATAGACCCACTTAATTTTGCACTTTTCTTAGCTGATTGCTTATTCAACAATTGTCTACGTCTCAGGAAATAGAATAGAGCAAGTAATACCATCACTGAAAATAGGATGGCACCAGTAATCCAATAGCCAGTTCTACCTGATCCACCAGTTGCAGGTAGTAAGCCTTTTTGTTGATTCTTAACGCTTAACTGAATAGTATTATTATCAACCACAGCGGACTGACTATCGACCGTGACAGTCCCCTTATCTGAAATCACGATTGCAATCGGATTCTTTAAGCCAACGTAACCATCTGGCGCTTTTACCTCAGTTAAGGTATAGCTACCTGCTTTTAAATTTGTATAGGTAAATAAAGAACCAGCAGCATCTACTGTGCCAGTTATGGCATTACCTTTTCCATCTACTAATTTAAAAGTGGCACCCGTGATTTTTTTACCACCACTATCTGTTTTCGTCACTGCAAGCGTTAATGGCTTAAACTGCTTCGTATTTGTAACGGTCAAACCATTTATTTGACTATCATAGCCAGGGACAGTTGCCTCAGCTGTGACAGCATAGTTGAATGCGACCCCATTTGTATTATAGACTGGCAATGAGACAGATACAGGGTCACCAGCTTTTAGCGCTAGCTGCTGTGTCGACTTGGTCCATGAATCCTGAGTCGTGTTGCCCTCTACAGTTATGTAGCCTTTTTTCCAGGCATTTTGATCAACTGATGAACTTCTCGTTACCTCATAGGTTACGTTTGAAGGTCTAGACGTTTTAACACCATCATACTCTACCCAATTTTTTGTAAACTTAAGTGTTGTACCCGGTCCTTTAGCAGAAGGAACAGCAAAATCTACAGTATTTGATGGACTATTGTTATTAGGTACTAAGGTCGTTGGACCATTCATCTGATACCATTTATTCGGAACAAAGTCATTGGTCTCAGTGTTTAACCGAACTTGATAATGAATCTGAACTTCTTGGCCGCTTCCTAAATTCAAATTTGCAAGCGAGAGTTTCCTATCCGCAACTTTCAAGTTATCTTCCAGGATATTTTTATCAATTTTTACAGAACCGACACTCTGGATATCTGGTTTTCCTTCATAAACAAATTGTTGCCCAAGCGGATCTGAAATAGACCCATTGACTATGGTATTAAAAGAACTAACCACATTTTTAGCTTGATCCTCCAGATAAGTTTGGACTCCGATAGGATCTTCGACAGATTTATAGAGCGTTTTACCGAGTTCTGATGATGCTAGTGAAGCCATTTTTGCTTTTACATCAGCATCACTAAGATAAATTGAACCATTATTATAGGTATCAGCTCCAACTTGAATTCCTAGTGCGTGAAGTTTAATG
The DNA window shown above is from Lactococcus paracarnosus and carries:
- a CDS encoding SpaH/EbpB family LPXTG-anchored major pilin, encoding MKKNKLVQGLIAALLLLSVLFVSTKTVLAEGQADALDATKVNITINKRIWDEGKTPTAILNTGETMNFGGTPLNGSEFTVYDVTAKYYELINNSDQKTAIQQIQTDAEPVAPTYATKVSAQTTAGAGQAAFSNLPVKNSDGKYNVYLFVETKTPNDITVTKRSVPIVVAMPIYKLDASQKSTDVVNTDIQLYPKNETAKDVKVLSNINNFTKVTVGNQEFRNVTTGDTLNYALTVNIPANIGDANAVTSFKINDKPSAGLALVAGTVKVGSLTADTDYKINYANGGFTIDFTLTSAAVKALAGQKLQVTYDMKLTADVNPDQLQTNNASVVINGGSEQQITPPTPVGTGGYKFVKKDAQTGKVLKGAEFVVTNKDMNQFATFTKNPNGDYVFAAWTDDKTEATTKVTSGDDGSINVIGLTNGTYVLNETKTPPADYVLLKDGTITFDVVHGTYGTSKLEVKNTPKGLLPSTGGSGIYAFLIIGAAMMLGAYVWFKKSRTTAEV
- a CDS encoding pilin N-terminal domain-containing protein codes for the protein MKKKWAVSLSLLVLLLSLLPSIWQTYTVVAETLEPPGTKLITQEDLTVVSSVVATQQDNTWEVHYRFKASQTNEKRRLKFQFLNAQHQPIKVQAEKDWSVNEANQLIGTFKTNDEGTVKLVTAKETATVYLKVQADSRVTTNGKEEDKQDILSQDIAKVYQLPIPEAVKASDSSASMPSSNNSETVASSQVSDSKTSTSAVEADATENSLGSNALLARTDASLSNALGANVPYQNIAPDYQTDTTGTFPRNNWIPTGNQTVINHQGRKVGATDWDKNTSWDGNPFDKTNSYIEYGGTTGNPDFAIRKYAKETATPGLYDVYLNVKGNKQIKSKPMDIVLVVDMSGSMNASVNGGSDRVGAVQKGVANFIKTIQKDKNIADNVRVGLVGFSRPGAISDLGYLTVNMASVSSPELEGKIEELLSNTFTGGTFTQLGIRQGTSMLMNDKSSNSKSMILLTDGVPTFSNQVTSATVIDGSIVGKTFNDKNIDYPSNTSRFTQLFNSKFANNYNFTYNTDKNGYYYTVGGNRIQDTWAATLGEAKITKDFGIKLHALGIQVGADTYNNGSIYLSDADVKAKMASLASSELGKTLYKSVEDPIGVQTYLEDQAKNVVSSFNTIVNGSISDPLGQQFVYEGKPDIQSVGSVKIDKNILEDNLKVADRKLSLANLNLGSGQEVQIHYQVRLNTETNDFVPNKWYQMNGPTTLVPNNNSPSNTVDFAVPSAKGPGTTLKFTKNWVEYDGVKTSRPSNVTYEVTRSSSVDQNAWKKGYITVEGNTTQDSWTKSTQQLALKAGDPVSVSLPVYNTNGVAFNYAVTAEATVPGYDSQINGLTVTNTKQFKPLTLAVTKTDSGGKKITGATFKLVDGKGNAITGTVDAAGSLFTYTNLKAGSYTLTEVKAPDGYVGLKNPIAIVISDKGTVTVDSQSAVVDNNTIQLSVKNQQKGLLPATGGSGRTGYWITGAILFSVMVLLALFYFLRRRQLLNKQSAKKSAKLSGSILVVLLTLPLGLGLVTPVKAATPEQPISFVLHKRVFKDSERLKTRENTGLPISPTGSADKDLVDGSITYGLNGVTFQVFDATQYVTDNLAKMSKSDLLKHVTNSDKDTLISELSPYQSKIGELITKADAGEDGVARLTVNPTSASSAYLFIEMKLDPSDVNRVKMTATPMLVILPVENPIEKGTNLTTIHLYPKNTQIKVTTPPTLPPTKPKKPLPILPQTGEAKAVMGILGVLILGAVVLLWQKQTRTK